Sequence from the Castanea sativa cultivar Marrone di Chiusa Pesio chromosome 12, ASM4071231v1 genome:
ATACAAAATTATGAACTAATCAAGTTGTCAAGAAAAAATTACCTGGACGGAAGAATTTCTTTGGGAACAAATGGAGCATATGTTGTTTCCCTCTCAGCTGCAAGCCTTTGTGCCTTCTGAAATTCCTTAAGAACTGACTGGAAATCTTTTGCAAGCTTAGCATCAGCAATCTTCTTGGCAGGCTGGAGTTTAATGAGTAAATGTCAAGGCATAAGAATATAAAACTGCACCCCCTCCATCCCACCccgaaacaaaagaaacaaaaactagATAAGTAATTAATTACCCTGTCCTAACTAACCAGAAATGTATATTGGAGGGAAGGTAAAATAAATTCTAGAAACAATGCaagatcaattttttaaatacagTAAGAAAGGAAGGAAGAAGGAGGAGCATGGGTAAGTGAGCCAAGTGAACAACAACAAGAGAGAGCAATTTATCCAATGACGAAATGTTAGCTTAGAAATTATGTTGGGTATGAACTTACACTAACTTCCAAATGCTGATCAGCCTCACTAGCCTGCTTAAGTTTAGCTGAAGTATCTTTTACCAACTGCCCAATGTGTAACCTTGACTTGCGCCTGCAAGTACAGTCAATCCAATTTAAATAACAGTGacaaaaaagaacaagattGCTTGATGCGTGCAACAATCTTTTCCTTATATCATTACCTTAAGATAAACcaaattaaatgtttagaatgtgaaaaataaaattgttgttaTTTGTACCAGATTTCAATATTTATTGTTCTAGtgaaaaattgcaaaaacattAAAGGTGAGTAGTTGAAAATGCAAATTCATATGCTTTATTAGCATCATATCTTCCATccataaaataaccaaaaagaaacaagaaaaggggaaaaaaaaaaaacacaaccactTAAACTAATAATAGGAAAAGATTGAAATTGGAATTAGAGGagtaattaaacaaaaaaggaTCAAAATGGAAATTAGGGTTATTTTTAAAGATACCAAGACAACCctacaaaacctttttttttttcgataatgaaaattttattaaactatCAAAAAAGAGTCACCCAAGTACGCAAGAAGAATACACTTACAAGCAACAAATTACAAGCAACAACCCTACAAAACTTGTTACacaactccttttttttttataagtgctTGTTACACAACTCCTTACTATGTAGTTTAAACTTGTTTTACACAACCATCAATATTTAAATAGTTGCAATTCCTctcaaaaaggggaaaaatatatcatttttttgataaataggggaaaaataaataatccaTGCGGATTACAAAAATACAATTGTTATTGATTTAGTGTAAACTAtgtagttttttgtttatttaacatttattcTCCACATTGCATTCctttatgaactcccaaataTAGTGTTAAACATGGTAAACATTTCTTAAACAAAAGCCTATAAGAGAAAGTAAAACACCCACAGCTTGATATAGGGTGTCCTTCAAAGTTACAAGTCTATAAAAGGGTGCAAGCATTTACAGCACAATGTACAAGTACTTCTTACAAGCTTctttaatttgcattttttatcttttctttttagatacaatagaatttaaaccTATGTCATTCGCtttatgatgatttttttttttatcattaagccaaaacaccaattgatttttggtgttgGCATATTCAAactccaaatttcttattcaacaatAAAGGATTCTAAACATAAAATACAATACATAATCTTTGATTTACctattaaattcaattatgtaTCCTTAATCAATTATGTGTCCTTGGAAGCCGCAACCATACACACAGTAAGTGCATCAACTAATAAGCTACATGTTGCGTTGCATTGGCTAATAAGCTACATGTTGCGTTGCATTGGCTAATAAGCAACTTAATGCCCATTAACCATTACTGTAAGTAGAGTTTTTGCAATATAGTTTTATCTAAAaagctcttttttttcccccccctAATAAAAGCCCcaaattctccaaatttttgGGAGTTCATGAAAAGAGGCAAGAAAAGGTACAAACAATTACAGCACAATTTACAATCACTTATAGCACAAAATGTATGGACTTAAATGGATACTCAATAAAATGCAAGTGGTAGCATGTGGGACCTACTAGTCACGCAAACTTGATTAGTTGATCGAGTCTTCTACCCAATACACATACATAACATTATAACCAAACTAACAAatcccagaaaaaaaaaaaaaaaatcaaatcaaatcatctttCAATTGTTAAAttccacaaaaacaaaaacccagaaatttgtaattaaaaaaaaaaaccataaagcCGTACAAGtttaaggaaaagaagaagaaaaaaaaagactgacAGTTTGTCACGGAGTTCGAGGGTGTCTTTGGGAGTGCCAAGAGAATTGACAAGGCGAGAGAAGGAAGACACAGCTGTATTGATTTGGAAAATCCCAGCAGCCAAAGCCTGAGATGGGTCTTGAAGCAGTTGTTGTTGACGTTGTCTTTGTTGTCTTAGTGGTCTGCCAGCTTCTAGATCTTGAAAGCTCATTTTTTCGAAACACAGGAATTGAACAAGTTTATACTACTTTttatccaaaacccaaaaacagaaaacaaaaaacaaaaaacaaaaaatctaagtTTGAAAAACAGGTTACAAATGTTGTTGGGTTGGAAGGAGAAGTTTGGTGGGGATATATATTATTGGTGAAGTTGTGTTTAAGGAGGAAGAAAAGGCAAAGCACAATTGTGACTTTGAAGATTTCAAAGTCTGTGTCTTTTGCGTTTTTTGGGTCTtagaattgaattgaattgaagtTGAAGCTCTTTATTGTAGTTTGTGAAGTTTGTAAAAAAGTCAAACAAGGAAGGAAATTTCCTGAGGGGCCCGGACGACTGTGTGACAAGGCACAAGCGAACGTATCTACCTCTTTCCTTTCCTTCTTGTCCTTTCAATTGCGTCGTTTCCCTCTTTTAATCCGATATTAGTTAGAGTTGTGTTAGGATAGAATAACtacaatttttattgtataaaagtgtaattcaaatactttttaaaaaaattattattgtgttATTTAATTGGCaccaattatattatttttacattaatttataagtttttattagaaatattttatttcaatttaattacatatttagtaCTCAACTTTTGTCCCATATTTAAAATTAGTcctttatcttttaaatttttttattttggtcggTATACTTTTAAGTTTGTATCAAAAATTCCTTACTATCGGCTGTTACTTTGATTTTCtccatgttatatatatatagattttgttCAACAATCTCAACTTCAAATCTAAGCCAGAATTAATGGCATGCACTTTTTTGTCACAAACTTAAAgtatagggactaaaatgaaacattaaaaaaaatttggactatTTTGAAACATGGGACAAAGCTTGAGaagtaaatatataatttacctTTACCCTATAATAAAATACGTATTTTGTCTTAATGTACCTAATTTGGCATATCTAGTTTTTGCTAATCAAATATTTCAATTCAATGATAAGATAAGATAAAGACTTAATCAATAAGCTAAAGACAAACTAAAGAATATTACTGCTATCCAAAGTTCAAAAAGAGATGTTAATTAAGCTCGGCCCAATCTATCCCCACATATATACAATGGGTGCTTTCCTGCTGCCGACAAAGCTTTGTGATGCACTCAATGCAATGTGTGCaagattttggtggggtcaagtTGGCGGGAAGAGGAAAATCCATTAGAAGAGGTGGGGTATGCTAACTCAATGCAAGAAGGTTGGAGGCACGGGTTTCCAAGACTTGAAGTCCTTCAACATTGCCATGCTAGCTAAACAAGGGTGGAGATTATTACAAGACAAATGGTCCTTAGTGCACCAGTACTTAAAAGCTCGATATTTCCCATGTTGTAACTTCCCGAAAGCCGTTGATTCTCCGAATAGCTCATTTGTATGGAAGAGCATCATCGCTGCTTAGCTTGTTTTAAAAAGTGGAAGCTGCTTGAGGGTGGGAGATGGGGCGTCAATACGTGTCATGACGGATAATTAAATTCCTAACCATCCTACGAAAAGGATCCTATTCCACCCTATTGTGGAAGAATGGGAATGGAGTGTTTTTGATCTCATGGACCCTAAATCAAGGTGTTAGAATAGAGAGGTTATCATGGCAAAGTTCCATAGGGATGATGTAGAGGCAATTTTGCGTATACCATTAAGTAGGAGGCAAATCATGGACTTTGTGATGTGGCTACATACGACCAGTGGCATGTACACAGTGAAGTCAGGCTATCATGTGGCAACACAAGTTTTAAGAGATGCAAACTAGGCAGGAAGTTTCAGAGGGCCAAGTGGAAATAAGGTTTGGGCAAATCTATGGAAGCTTAAGGtgccaaataaaattaaagtattTGGCTAGAGGGTGTGCCAAAACATTCTTCCAACTCGGGATAATTTAGTCTAGTGAAAGATTAAGGTAGACAACACCTATGAACTATGCAGTATTGCTCCAGAAACTAGAATTCATGCTTTATGGGAGTGTGGAGTGGCATAGGATGTCTAGGCAAGCAATTTTGTGAGTCTGCAAAAATTTGTTGGTGGCCAATGTGATTCGGTCCAACTGTTTGAAGAGCTACTGGATTGCCTGTTAATGGAAGATTTTGAGTTGTTTCTAGTCCAAGCCTGGCTCATCTGGAACCAACGAAACACGATCATCCATGGGGAAGTTTCAGGAACCAACGCAGGTGAATAAATGAGCCTCTGATTATCTAGCAAAATTTCATCAAGCTCAAAAGCAACTATTGTTTGTAGAACCGGTGCTGACAGCAGATGGTGCCTACCACCAAATTCTAAGTTCAAACTTAACTTTAATGTGGCCATTTTCTCAGACTTGAGGTGCTCAGGTATGGGAGATATCATTCGAAATGAGAAGGGAGAAGTTATGGGAGCAATGTCTGCCAAGGGTCCTTATGTGCAAGATAGCGTGGAAGTTGAAGTCTTAGCATGTTGCAGAGCTCCAGAGTTTGCCATTGACATTGGCTTTTTTGAATTTATGATTGAAGGTGATAGTGCATGGGTGTTGAACTCCATTCGATCCATTGACGCAAACCAATCTCGGCTAGGCCATGTCATTGTAGACATTCAATTCCTTGTAGCTAGTTTAAATTAGGCAAAGGTGACATGGGTGAAATGGAATGCAAATTCTGTTGCCCATACTTTAGTGCGTtatagctatattgctatttttagcaccaccaatacttAAAAAGCATGTTGTAGTGGTGGTGCCATAGCTAAAATATTTTAGCTTCTTGCTACAATGCACAACCATTTATGGCTATGCACTATAGCTCAAAGCTAaactcaaatattattttttatttccactctcattaaaataatatttatttattctatttatttattcctCCTCCATTTCACActtattctttctcaaaaacaaaactctcaaactctcacctctctcCCTTCCTCCTCAAACTCTCACCTCCGATTCATCCATCATCCTTACCCATCATCCTCCTCATCCATCATCCTCACCGATTCATCATCCTCCCCACCGCCGCCATCGAAGCTCACGCACCATTGCACCAAAACTCACGCACCATCGCCAACCCGATTTATCATCCTCCTCATCCATCTTCGAAGCCCAGCTCCATTCATCTATCATCCTCATTGCCGACCCGATTCATCATCGTCGACTTGATTCATCATCCTCCTCATCCATCTTCGAAGCCCAACTCTATTCATCCATCATCCTCACTGAAGCTTTTTATTCAATCAGCCATTGCCAACCCACGCAGGCCACGCCCTATCGCCgtctttgtgtgtgtttgtttatattgttgttGATTTTGCTTTGAGGTTATTGAAAAgatcctaaattttttgaagtttcgtttgtaattggtgatttttgatGGTTTGGGTTGAGGAAAAGGATTAGGGATTTGGGTTGGGGTCATGCaacctttttgtttggttactgagaaaaCAGAggatatattaataatttgattgttaATTGAAATTGGGCTTTTCTGGGTCAAATGGTATTTTTCCTGCATTTTCTGATCAGCCTGAGACTGAATTGAGGAAAATATTGTAAAGAGATAGATTGTTgtgcttattatttttttagcttGTAAATGTTTGTTTGAGAATTTTCTGTGTGTAGGGAggtttatattttgttgtttctATATATGCATGTGATGTTGGCAGAGGCAGAGCCAGTAGTGGTGACAGGGCGATTGTGATTGcagtggttgtgattgttgtttattgtagggaatgcatattattttattgtagtagatatattatttttattgtgttttttatattattttattgtgttgaaagctaaaataaagCCACTAATGctggatgttttgtaaagtgagaaggtaaaatagataaattagttttttgtaATGCCAAATAGCTAAAATTAAAGCTccaccaatgtggatgctcttatgcaaaaaatataattgatgatGTAATCTGGTTGGAGGACTCTCCACCACCAGCCTTGGAGGCTTTGTACCATAATTCCCTTCTGTTTCAATGAATGAAGTATCGTTgcattctccaaaaaaaatatatatattactgcTTTATCAAGGACAATTTAGTCCATAAAAATAGGATAacttaaagttaaaaaaaaaaaaagtattttattgtatttccTATATGGTTATATGTaacaaaaaaactcaagaaGGGGACTGTGATACCCTAAGTTATATGAATTTTATTAGATTGAATTGTATGAGTGTGTTTTAGGTGGATGTGTATTCATGAGTTCCATATTAAGGGTATACTAGTGGGACAAATAACACCTACAATGGAAAATTAGTAGAAatagaaattattttgatttagaTAAGAATTTAAACTCTTCTTTGGAAACTATGAAACATTCACATATTTTGCAAATTAAATGACTTCAATAAACCATAAGTCCTTAACCAAGTTAATACAAAAATTAGAAGTAAGCACATAAATTAAAAAGCGTCAAATTTTCGAAAGTTTGTGCCTTAAACTATGAGCATgatcaaataaattttgttgaaaaccattctcttgcattttgtagatgctcatttttcttttagaatCCCAGCAGGGGGGAACGCCCAAATACATGGGCAGAAGAGAGTAGGATGAAAATTCTATTAGGCCCAAGTGGCAGAAATAATGGATCATGGGtccataaaacaaacaaatggacCCTGAAGAAGTAAATTGGCCTAAGAAGGCTCGgaagaaagaaatagcaaacctatgggcagtatggatgtagaaaagtaaGAATGGGCCACAACTGTCACAGCAGGCCCAAAGTAATATAAGTAAAGAGGGTAAGAGGTAATGGAGAATCCATGAGCCCAAAGATGAAGTATTAAACActtgggccgaggaagcccaaggagttagtaaaggCTCATGGGAAGTATAGAATTGGAACGGGCCGaggatgccccaagaaagtaaaagggccaaggatgcccaaagggAAGTAGGCGGGACGAGGGAGCCCGCAAGTAGTAAAGgggcccaatgagtttattgggccaTCAGAGAAGAAATGAGCAGTAAAGCCCGAAGAGGCCCAGCAGCCCTGGGTTAAGCAAACTTCACGGCAGACATAAATGATGTGGCAGGAAGCAAATAACAAAGCTGAGAATAAAAGCACGGAACAGCCCATAATCAAGCAAGGCCCAGCCTTTAAAAAAGGCAAGCCATAGATGAAAAGTTAGAGGAAGCAGCCCACGCCATAAGAAGTCAAAGACGAACGACAAAATGGGCAGATGGACCTTTAGATCGCGACAAACACATGAGCAGCGGGCAAAATTTAGACGAGCATGGAGGTAAAGCACGCGCAAGGCCTAGACAtcaccagcctgtacccagccaatacaggaaatgATGGGTCATGAGTCAAAGGTAAAAGGGCATGGTCTGACAGTGGGGAGGGGGAAAAcccatttttgtgtttcctgctcaagctcttttggaggcagtgtcctgctgggatgacataccacccaaaagaggcaaagctGAGTTAGAACCACTAGGTACATGCCATGAGGAacggagaggaagagagtactTACACCGTGGCAGACAGGGGTGCCAcgacaagcaaacaaacaaaaagttttctttgtttgatgaGATGGAGTGGCGCGGCCAGCGCTGGTAAGTGGCGCTGGTTGGGTGACTGACTAATCAGTAATGGTCggcaaggacacccacaccagacaaaaaacggttaagggctaaaatggtaaaagtcaGGCATGACTGGCACTATATAAGGAGCCTTCGCTGTGCACGGCAGGGGGGAACCTCTGGAAGGATAATCACTggaactaagaaaaaaaaaacacagagagttaaaaaaaaaaaccaagaaaaaggaaagaaagaattagagagaatagaaagaggagtaaaaaatgaagagaaaggaAGGAAAGAACTAAGGAATagaaagaagagtaaaaaacagagagaacagAGTGGTAGGCATGCACCGAGTAGGTtgatctccctctccctctccgacCCATGTTCTCTGGTAACGGCGAAAGACCTCTCTAAACACAAGTCATTCAGGCCCGCCCcttcaaagcagttaatttctccTTTTAGAGAGATTAGTCACGTTGAAGAGTTGAttccccttcttgacttagaTTTGGCAATGTAACTCGATACGGTAGACTgacatatatttcttttaataagcttaTTGTTGTTCATTCAATACTTACCATTTGTTGCTGTTTCATAAAACGGGCATTCCTTATCAAAGCCCATTACTCACTTTTGTTTGAATCGCAAAAGAATTTCcattattgtctttattgtaTCTGCCTGCTGTAGTTAATGTAACAGTTTTGCTTaccatgggcatgtgatcaaAGTCTGGTTAGCAGGGGCAtcgtttgcgcacaagccggaccaaggagggttgctattggaccggtcccaactccctgatccaGAAAACTTTGGGTCTAGTGCAGCAGCAAGCGGCCCAGCCCAACATTTGCAGAAAAGGCCCACACAcatttcagaaaagaaaattgtgaaGATGTTCAAAAGATAGTGAACCCCACATCTTCCTGCCAAtagcttaaaaaaagaaaagaaaaagaagatgcaTTCGGAGATAACAAAATGGATTCCAATATTTTTAATCGATCTCCAAAGGAATAGCAATTacgtaattattgaattaagaatttgaattattttgagtAATCAACATATTCCAAAGTAGCAATAGCATAACCAAGTAGACATTATACATAGTGTGGAATCTGCTGCACTGACTGCATAGTTTCCATATTGAATTGTTTTTACCAAGAATCTAGGAAGATACCTATTTTGCACAATGAATAGTTTGAGTCTTG
This genomic interval carries:
- the LOC142619779 gene encoding syntaxin-21-like translates to MSFQDLEAGRPLRQQRQRQQQLLQDPSQALAAGIFQINTAVSSFSRLVNSLGTPKDTLELRDKLRKSRLHIGQLVKDTSAKLKQASEADQHLEVSPAKKIADAKLAKDFQSVLKEFQKAQRLAAERETTYAPFVPKEILPSSYDAHELEISSSRTSEQQVLLLESKRQDVVLWDNEIVFNEAIIEEREQGIKEIQHQISEVNEIFKDLAVLVHEQGVMIDDISSNIESSHTATTQASSQLQKASKSQKSSSSLLCLLLVIFGVIMIIVIIVVVA